In Hydractinia symbiolongicarpus strain clone_291-10 chromosome 13, HSymV2.1, whole genome shotgun sequence, a single genomic region encodes these proteins:
- the LOC130623172 gene encoding uncharacterized protein LOC130623172 yields the protein MIHRVEKLIPNLEHKRKYVVHIGALHQALKHGLELKTVHRAIQFKHSASLWDYIDHNTKLRTAAKNEFEKDFYKLMNLSVFGKTMENIRNHRNIKLVTNEAAYTKLTIQPNFKSGISSSKNLTGIEMGRTGIKMNKPVYIGQAILDQQKPSSSFTTYEQRTSIDDVETRFDTSAYRKDDNRPLSIGKNKKVVGLMKDELGGKIMTTFITLRPKAYAYKALTKEGYDRKAKGVKRTVTKKCITFEDYEQCLKEGINISKSWRCINNKGHNIYTQEVTKIALNRANVKRIVRGHYRLKK from the exons ATGATTCACAGAGTTGAAAAGCTCATACCAAATCTCGAGCATAAACGGAAATATGTGGTACACATCGGAGCTTTACATCAAGCCCTGAAACACGGGCTCGAGCTTAAAACGGTGCACCGTGCTATTCAATTCAAACATAGTGCCTCGCTCTGGGACTATATCGATCACAACACGAAGCTGAGAACTGCCGCCAAAAACGAGTTCGAGAAGGATTTCTATAAGCTTATGAATCTCTCGGTCTTTGGAAAAACCATGGAGAATATCCGCAATCACCGCAACATCAAGTTAGTTACGAATGAGGCCGCATATACGAAGCTGACTATACAACCAAACTTTAAAAGCGGTATTAGCTCCAGTAAAAATTTGACGGGGATTGAAATGGGTAGGACAGGAATCAAAATGAATAAGCCCGTGTATATTGGTCAAGCTATCCTGGATCAGCAAAAACCGtcat CTTCATTTACCACATACGAACAGAGGACTTCTATCGATGATGTAGAAACACGCTTCGATACTAGTGCCTATAGAAAAGATGACAATAGGCCCCTGTCAATAGGGAAGAACAAGAAAGTTGTGGGTCTCATGAAAGAcgaattaggcggcaaaattaTGACCACATTCATCACATTGAGACCGAAGGCCTACGCCTACAAAGCCTTAACGAAAGAGGGCTATGATCGCAAAGCAAAGGGTGTGAAGAGGACCGTGACCAAAAAATGTATCACATTTGAAGATTACGAGCAATGTCTGAAGGAAGGTATTAATATTTCCAAGAGTTGGCGTTGTATTAATAACAAAGGTCACAATATATACACGCAGGAAGTCACAAAAATAGCGTTAAATAGAGCTAATGTCAAAAGGATCGTTCGGGGTCATTATcggttgaagaaataa